One window of the Allosaccharopolyspora coralli genome contains the following:
- a CDS encoding cytochrome P450: protein MSSLGGKGTEVVVGANALSEAALRFRLVANNAATWSAAVSGDPTARLLHSPWRESPYPIYERLRSSGPLVRSKLGLVTATTHETCRAVLRDRSMGVRPESGPDPLGELDELDLSLLKLDPPDHTRLRKLAAPAFRARRLAALRESVESIAHDLVDRATRRGEFDLMRDVALPLPIRVITALLDLRDVDTPTLARHGSALASSLDGVRGPRQLRAVRRADAAFHAMFTDLMEQRRRAPGDDVVSDLVHAHDDEQVTADELVALCRLLLVAGFETTVNLIGNGTLALLRHPEQWAALRDDPGLAPSAVEEVLRWDGPVQSSARIAHETVEIGGRRLRKGTLVLVLLGSAGRDPAAHSDPDRFDITREESEHLAFSHGAHYCLGAPLARMEGDLAFRVLADWLPNLTLAGRPRQRRTTVLRGLRTLPVASGAVPAPRA, encoded by the coding sequence GTGAGTAGTCTCGGTGGTAAGGGAACGGAGGTCGTCGTGGGTGCCAACGCGCTCAGTGAAGCAGCACTGCGGTTCCGGCTGGTCGCCAACAATGCCGCCACGTGGTCCGCCGCCGTGTCGGGAGACCCGACCGCACGACTGTTGCATTCGCCGTGGCGGGAGTCCCCGTACCCGATCTACGAGCGGTTGCGCTCGTCCGGGCCGCTGGTGCGCAGCAAGCTGGGACTGGTCACAGCCACGACTCACGAGACGTGCCGTGCCGTGCTCCGCGACCGCAGCATGGGCGTGCGTCCGGAGTCCGGGCCGGACCCGCTGGGCGAGCTGGACGAGCTCGATCTGTCGCTGTTGAAACTCGACCCGCCCGACCACACGCGGTTGCGCAAGCTCGCGGCACCGGCGTTCCGGGCACGCCGCCTGGCGGCGCTGCGCGAGTCGGTGGAGTCGATCGCCCACGATCTCGTCGATCGGGCGACGCGGCGCGGGGAGTTCGACCTGATGCGCGACGTCGCACTCCCGCTGCCGATTCGGGTGATCACCGCGTTGCTCGACCTCCGCGACGTCGACACTCCGACGCTGGCCCGCCACGGCTCCGCACTCGCGTCCAGTTTGGACGGCGTGCGCGGGCCGAGGCAGCTCCGCGCCGTCCGCCGCGCCGACGCCGCGTTCCACGCCATGTTCACCGACCTGATGGAGCAGCGGCGTCGTGCGCCCGGCGACGACGTCGTGAGCGATCTCGTCCACGCTCACGACGACGAACAGGTCACCGCCGACGAACTGGTCGCGCTGTGCAGGCTGCTGCTCGTCGCCGGTTTCGAGACGACGGTGAACCTCATCGGCAACGGCACGCTCGCGCTCTTGCGTCACCCGGAGCAGTGGGCGGCGCTGCGGGACGATCCCGGCCTCGCGCCGTCGGCCGTCGAGGAGGTGCTGCGGTGGGACGGCCCGGTGCAGAGTTCGGCGCGCATCGCACACGAGACCGTCGAGATCGGTGGTCGGCGGCTGCGCAAGGGCACGCTCGTGCTGGTGCTGCTCGGTTCGGCCGGGCGCGACCCGGCGGCGCACTCCGATCCGGATCGCTTCGACATCACCCGCGAGGAGTCCGAACACCTCGCGTTCTCGCACGGGGCGCACTACTGCTTGGGGGCTCCGCTGGCCAGGATGGAGGGTGACCTGGCGTTCCGTGTCCTGGCCGACTGGCTCCCGAACCTCACGCTGGCCGGACGTCCGCGGCAGCGGCGCACGACCGTACTGCGAGGTCTGCGCACGCTCCCCGTCGCGTCCGGAGCGGTTCCCGCGCCCCGTGCATGA
- a CDS encoding precorrin-8X methylmutase, producing MRADDYIRNGPEIYRHSFATIRSEARLDTLPTDIAQVAVRMIHACGMVDLVDDIAYSDGVVQQARTALRAGAPILCDAEMVAAGVTRKRLPADNEVLCSLSEPQVPKLAERLDTTRSAAALDLWGDRLDGAVVAVGNAPTALFRLLELLQAGAPRPAAVLGIPVGFVGAVESKQALVHHRSGVPFLVVHGRRGGSAMAVAALNAIASEEE from the coding sequence GTGCGTGCCGACGACTATATTCGCAACGGGCCGGAGATCTACCGGCATTCGTTCGCCACGATCCGCTCGGAAGCGCGACTCGACACGCTGCCCACCGACATCGCGCAGGTGGCGGTGCGGATGATCCACGCGTGCGGCATGGTCGACCTCGTCGACGACATCGCGTACTCGGACGGAGTGGTGCAGCAGGCGAGGACCGCGCTTCGGGCAGGTGCGCCGATCCTGTGCGACGCGGAGATGGTCGCCGCCGGAGTCACCCGTAAGCGGCTGCCCGCCGACAACGAGGTCCTGTGCAGCCTGTCGGAGCCCCAGGTGCCGAAGTTGGCCGAACGGCTCGACACGACGCGCAGCGCGGCGGCCCTGGATCTGTGGGGCGACCGGCTCGACGGGGCGGTCGTGGCGGTGGGAAACGCGCCGACCGCGTTGTTCCGGCTGCTGGAGTTGCTGCAAGCAGGAGCACCCCGGCCGGCCGCGGTGCTCGGCATCCCGGTCGGATTCGTCGGCGCCGTCGAATCGAAACAGGCATTGGTGCACCACCGCAGCGGCGTCCCGTTCCTGGTGGTACACGGCAGGCGCGGCGGCAGCGCGATGGCCGTCGCCGCGCTCAATGCGATCGCGAGTGAGGAAGAGTGA
- the cbiE gene encoding precorrin-6y C5,15-methyltransferase (decarboxylating) subunit CbiE, with translation MSAAAIDVVGIGADGWGGLSPRAHSVVHAADVVMGSSRQLELIPDTGARRVPWPSPLLPALPGLLDEYADARVCVLASGDPMFHGIGSTLARIVGADRLRVLPHASSVSLACARLGWPLHEVEVLSAVGKPVAALHPSVHDGYRILVLSADETTPAAVASLLVARGYGGSRMSVLDRLGDATESVTTRTAREWGSHEATALNVIAVECRADAEARVLARTPGLPDDAFDHDGQLTKRTVRAVTLSTLEPVPGALLWDVGAGAGSIAIEWMRTHPSCSATAIEHREDRAARITRNAQELGVPGLQVVTGAAPDALHGLDRPDAVFVGGGVTTEGLFGSCWQALRPGGRIVINAVTVESEAVLAELRARYGGELYRLAVDHARSVGGFTGWERQMPVTQWTVRKSHEEGT, from the coding sequence ATGAGTGCCGCTGCGATCGACGTGGTCGGCATCGGCGCCGACGGGTGGGGCGGCTTGTCGCCGCGCGCCCACAGTGTCGTGCACGCTGCGGACGTCGTGATGGGCAGCTCCCGCCAGCTCGAGCTCATTCCGGACACCGGGGCGCGTCGTGTCCCGTGGCCCTCCCCGCTGCTCCCGGCGCTGCCCGGCTTGCTCGACGAGTATGCCGACGCTCGAGTGTGCGTACTCGCCAGCGGCGACCCGATGTTCCACGGGATCGGCAGCACGCTCGCACGCATCGTCGGCGCCGACCGGCTTCGTGTCCTCCCGCACGCGTCGTCGGTGTCGTTGGCATGTGCTCGCCTCGGCTGGCCGCTGCACGAAGTCGAGGTGCTCAGTGCGGTCGGCAAGCCGGTCGCTGCACTGCACCCTTCCGTCCACGATGGATATCGCATTCTCGTCTTGAGCGCGGACGAGACGACCCCGGCCGCGGTGGCGTCACTGCTCGTCGCGCGCGGCTACGGCGGAAGCCGCATGTCGGTGCTCGACCGTCTCGGCGATGCGACGGAGTCGGTGACCACGCGCACCGCGCGCGAATGGGGCTCGCACGAGGCGACTGCGTTGAACGTCATCGCCGTAGAGTGCCGCGCGGATGCCGAGGCGCGCGTCCTGGCGAGAACACCAGGCCTTCCTGACGACGCCTTCGACCATGACGGGCAACTGACGAAACGGACCGTCCGAGCCGTCACCCTGTCTACATTGGAACCTGTACCGGGCGCACTGCTGTGGGACGTCGGCGCGGGCGCGGGCAGCATCGCCATCGAGTGGATGCGCACCCACCCTTCGTGCAGCGCGACCGCGATCGAGCATCGTGAGGATCGTGCGGCTCGCATCACCCGCAACGCGCAAGAGCTCGGCGTCCCAGGACTTCAGGTCGTGACCGGCGCCGCTCCCGACGCGCTGCACGGACTCGACCGGCCGGACGCCGTGTTCGTCGGCGGCGGTGTGACCACCGAAGGCCTGTTCGGCTCATGCTGGCAAGCGCTGCGCCCAGGCGGCCGGATCGTGATCAACGCGGTGACGGTCGAGTCCGAGGCCGTGCTCGCCGAGCTCCGTGCCCGGTACGGGGGCGAGCTGTACCGGCTGGCTGTCGATCATGCACGCTCGGTGGGTGGATTCACCGGATGGGAACGCCAGATGCCGGTGACACAGTGGACGGTGCGCAAGTCTCACGAGGAGGGAACATGA
- a CDS encoding precorrin-2 C(20)-methyltransferase, whose product MTGTLYGVGLGPGDPELLTVKAVRLIENAEVVAYHSARHGRSIARSIAEGHLRHGQIEEPLVYPVTTETTQHPGGYQGAIDEFYADAAERLAAHLEAGRDVVVLAEGDPLFYGSYMHMHKRLADRFPAEVVPGVTSVSAASAVLGRPLAERDEVLTVLPGTLEPDVLADHLARTDAAAVMKLGRTFGGVREAFEKAGALDRAWFVERATTDRQRWEPLAEVDPDAVPYFSLALLPSPVNNVRTPAAREPEESVVRQGEVVVVGLGPAGREWTTPQAQAAVTEADDLVGYGPYLDRLPSNPRQRKHASDNRVESERAEFALELARRGAKVAVVSSGDPGVFAMASAVVEVAAEKGDVPVRVLPGVTAAQAVASRIGAPLGHDYCVLSLSDRLKSWEVIADRLRAAAKADLAMALYNPASKTRTWQVESARQVLLEHRAPETPVVIGRDVGGAEESVRVVRLADLDPSEVDMRCLLLVGSSQTTLVDDADGRASVFSPRRYPS is encoded by the coding sequence GTGACCGGCACGCTGTACGGGGTCGGGCTGGGGCCCGGCGACCCGGAACTGCTCACCGTCAAGGCCGTGCGGCTGATCGAGAACGCCGAGGTCGTCGCCTACCATTCGGCCCGGCACGGGCGCAGCATCGCCCGTTCGATCGCCGAAGGACACCTGCGGCACGGTCAGATCGAGGAGCCGCTCGTCTATCCCGTGACGACGGAGACCACGCAGCATCCGGGTGGTTACCAGGGCGCGATCGACGAGTTCTACGCGGACGCGGCCGAGCGGCTCGCGGCACACCTGGAAGCCGGGCGTGACGTCGTCGTGCTCGCCGAGGGTGATCCGTTGTTCTACGGGTCGTACATGCACATGCACAAACGTCTCGCGGACCGTTTCCCCGCGGAGGTCGTGCCCGGAGTGACGTCGGTCAGTGCGGCGTCGGCGGTGCTCGGGCGACCGCTGGCGGAGCGCGACGAGGTGCTCACGGTGCTGCCCGGCACGCTCGAACCGGACGTGCTCGCCGACCACCTGGCCCGCACCGACGCGGCCGCGGTGATGAAACTCGGCCGCACGTTCGGCGGGGTACGTGAGGCGTTCGAGAAGGCGGGCGCGCTCGACCGTGCGTGGTTCGTGGAGCGGGCGACGACGGACCGGCAGCGGTGGGAGCCGTTGGCCGAGGTCGACCCGGATGCGGTGCCGTACTTCTCGTTGGCGTTGTTGCCGAGCCCGGTCAACAACGTGCGGACACCCGCAGCGCGCGAACCGGAAGAATCTGTTGTGCGGCAAGGTGAAGTCGTGGTCGTCGGTCTCGGACCGGCAGGTCGCGAGTGGACCACGCCGCAGGCGCAGGCGGCCGTCACGGAGGCCGACGATCTCGTCGGCTACGGGCCGTACCTGGACCGGCTCCCCTCGAACCCGCGCCAGCGCAAGCACGCCTCCGACAACAGGGTGGAGTCCGAACGCGCCGAGTTCGCGCTCGAACTGGCGCGGCGCGGGGCGAAGGTGGCGGTCGTGTCGTCCGGTGATCCCGGGGTGTTCGCGATGGCGAGCGCCGTTGTGGAAGTGGCGGCCGAGAAGGGCGACGTTCCGGTGCGGGTTCTGCCCGGCGTGACCGCTGCGCAGGCCGTGGCGAGCCGGATCGGTGCCCCGCTCGGGCACGACTACTGCGTGCTGTCGCTGTCGGACCGGTTGAAGTCGTGGGAGGTCATCGCCGACCGGCTGCGTGCGGCTGCGAAGGCCGACCTGGCGATGGCGCTGTACAACCCGGCGTCGAAGACGCGCACGTGGCAGGTCGAATCCGCGCGCCAGGTGCTGCTGGAACACCGCGCTCCGGAGACGCCGGTGGTGATCGGCCGCGACGTGGGCGGAGCCGAGGAGTCTGTGCGCGTTGTCCGGCTCGCCGATCTCGATCCGTCCGAAGTGGACATGCGCTGTCTTTTGCTGGTCGGCTCGTCGCAGACCACGCTGGTCGACGACGCCGACGGGCGGGCGTCGGTGTTCAGTCCGCGCCGCTACCCGTCGTGA
- a CDS encoding cobalt-precorrin-6A reductase, which produces MPPRILVLGGTGEARALASELTDRDEAQVTSSLAGRVRDPRLPDGHVRIGGFGGADGLAAYLAEDNTTAVVDATHPFAEGITANAFAACRTVGVPMLALRRPGWTEQSGDRWYRVDSLTAAAATLPAFGDRVFLSTGRLGLSSFGHLDQWFLVRTIDQPDPPMPRRSTVVLARGPFSVDDELALLREHRIDVLVTKDSGGSMTAAKLEAARTLGIPVIVVQRPPVPDVPTVSTVEDAVLWVETARTDHDG; this is translated from the coding sequence ATGCCACCGCGGATTCTGGTGCTCGGAGGAACCGGGGAGGCCCGCGCGCTGGCGAGCGAGCTCACGGACCGTGACGAAGCGCAGGTCACGAGCTCGTTGGCCGGACGAGTGCGCGATCCGCGACTGCCCGACGGGCACGTCCGGATCGGCGGCTTCGGCGGCGCCGACGGCCTGGCCGCGTACCTGGCGGAGGACAACACCACCGCCGTCGTCGACGCGACACACCCCTTCGCCGAAGGCATCACGGCCAATGCTTTCGCGGCCTGTCGCACAGTCGGCGTCCCGATGCTGGCGCTGCGCCGTCCAGGGTGGACGGAACAGTCCGGTGACCGGTGGTACCGCGTCGATTCTCTCACCGCTGCAGCCGCCACCCTGCCTGCGTTCGGCGATCGCGTGTTTCTCAGCACCGGGCGCCTCGGTCTGTCGAGCTTCGGCCACCTCGACCAATGGTTCCTGGTGCGCACCATCGACCAGCCCGACCCGCCGATGCCCCGCCGCTCGACCGTCGTGCTCGCTCGCGGCCCGTTCTCCGTCGACGACGAGCTCGCCTTGCTGCGCGAGCACCGCATCGACGTGCTGGTCACCAAGGACAGCGGCGGCAGCATGACGGCCGCGAAACTCGAAGCGGCGCGGACGCTCGGAATCCCGGTGATCGTCGTTCAGCGCCCACCCGTACCCGACGTGCCCACCGTGAGCACCGTCGAGGACGCGGTGCTCTGGGTGGAGACCGCGCGAACCGATCACGACGGGTAG
- the cobM gene encoding precorrin-4 C(11)-methyltransferase: protein MTVRFVGAGPGAADLITVRGRDTIAASSVCLYAGSLVPAELLAQAPNGAALVNTAKLTLDEIIDEMVTAHERGDDVVRLHSGDPSVFSAVAEQMRRLDAAGVPYEVVPGVPAFAAAAAVLRRELTVPGVGQTVVLTRTSSNATPMPEGEDLATLGQSGATMVLHLAVNLVEKVVEQLVPNYGSDCPVAVIAGASREDETVLRGTLADIGEQVRSAEITRTAVIVVGEVLTAGEFPDSHLYSHDRCRDTHVPDTPGTH from the coding sequence ATGACGGTTCGGTTCGTCGGAGCAGGCCCTGGGGCGGCCGACCTGATCACAGTGCGCGGGCGCGACACGATCGCCGCGTCCTCGGTGTGCCTGTACGCGGGCAGTCTCGTTCCCGCCGAGCTGCTCGCGCAAGCACCCAACGGCGCCGCGCTGGTGAACACCGCAAAGCTCACTCTGGACGAGATCATCGACGAGATGGTGACCGCCCACGAACGCGGTGACGACGTCGTGCGGCTGCACTCCGGCGACCCGTCGGTGTTCAGCGCCGTGGCCGAGCAGATGCGCCGCCTCGACGCGGCGGGAGTCCCCTACGAAGTGGTTCCGGGAGTGCCCGCTTTCGCCGCCGCAGCAGCGGTATTGCGGCGTGAGCTGACGGTTCCGGGAGTGGGCCAGACCGTCGTGCTCACCCGCACCTCGTCGAACGCGACACCGATGCCGGAGGGCGAGGACCTCGCCACGCTCGGACAGTCCGGCGCGACGATGGTGCTGCACCTGGCCGTGAACCTGGTCGAGAAGGTCGTCGAGCAGCTGGTGCCGAACTACGGTTCCGACTGTCCGGTCGCGGTGATCGCCGGAGCGAGCCGCGAGGACGAGACGGTGCTGCGAGGAACGCTCGCCGACATCGGCGAACAGGTGCGCTCGGCCGAGATCACCCGGACCGCGGTCATCGTGGTCGGCGAGGTGCTCACCGCGGGCGAGTTCCCGGACAGCCACCTGTACTCCCACGACCGCTGCCGCGACACCCACGTCCCGGACACCCCCGGCACCCACTGA
- a CDS encoding TerC/Alx family metal homeostasis membrane protein has translation MFEEARVVHTVAQAESGSIGSLPLWLISIAVLVLLLVVDFIVTRKPHEVSLREAIGWSVFYLALPCVFAVWLWGQFGGGQALEFMTGFVVEKSLSVDNLFVFMLLLAAFAVPAALQQRVLLYGIVGALVLRGFFIAAGAALLQAGTWAFLVFGAILFFTAVKIFRDAVSGESFAPEVSEMRSVKFLRRLMPVTDDYRGAKLTVIENGKRALTPLTVVVVAVFATDVVFAVDSVPAVYGITEDPYLVFTTNAFALLGLRALYFVLHTALDKLVHLNHGLAIILGFIGVKLVLHWAHGIWPAVPEVPTPLSLAVIVLVLGVVTFTSLRATRKTPETESGDEHAHRHTH, from the coding sequence ATGTTCGAGGAGGCTCGTGTGGTTCATACGGTGGCTCAGGCGGAGTCGGGGTCGATCGGCTCCCTGCCGCTGTGGCTGATCAGCATCGCCGTTCTGGTGCTGCTGCTCGTGGTCGATTTCATCGTCACGCGCAAGCCGCACGAGGTCTCGCTGCGTGAGGCGATCGGGTGGTCGGTCTTCTACCTCGCGTTGCCCTGCGTGTTCGCGGTGTGGCTGTGGGGCCAGTTCGGCGGCGGGCAGGCACTGGAGTTCATGACCGGCTTCGTCGTCGAGAAGTCGCTGTCGGTGGACAACCTGTTCGTCTTCATGCTGCTGCTGGCGGCCTTCGCGGTCCCGGCGGCACTGCAACAGCGGGTGCTGCTCTACGGGATCGTCGGTGCGCTCGTGCTGCGCGGCTTCTTCATCGCGGCGGGCGCGGCGCTGCTCCAGGCCGGAACGTGGGCGTTCCTCGTGTTCGGTGCGATCCTGTTCTTCACCGCGGTGAAGATCTTCCGCGACGCCGTCTCGGGGGAGAGTTTCGCTCCGGAAGTCTCCGAGATGCGATCGGTCAAGTTCCTCCGGCGCCTGATGCCGGTGACCGACGACTACCGCGGAGCGAAGCTGACCGTCATCGAGAACGGGAAGCGCGCGCTGACCCCGCTGACCGTGGTGGTCGTGGCGGTCTTCGCGACCGACGTGGTCTTCGCCGTCGACTCGGTGCCCGCCGTGTACGGGATCACCGAGGACCCGTACCTCGTGTTCACCACGAACGCGTTCGCGCTGCTCGGTCTGCGCGCGCTGTACTTCGTGCTGCACACGGCGCTGGACAAGCTCGTGCACCTCAACCACGGGCTCGCCATCATTCTCGGGTTCATCGGCGTGAAGCTGGTGCTGCACTGGGCCCACGGCATCTGGCCCGCGGTCCCGGAGGTGCCGACGCCGTTGTCGCTCGCCGTGATCGTCCTCGTGCTCGGTGTCGTCACGTTCACGAGCTTGCGCGCCACCAGGAAGACGCCGGAAACGGAGTCGGGAGACGAGCATGCCCATAGGCACACTCATTGA
- a CDS encoding DEAD/DEAH box helicase, with protein sequence MFVPRPTPHRRPRRRRSAAPAPAPSLFDQAAVTAVDPAPFAELGLPKRLVRALADAGLTEAFPIQAATIPDALGGRDVLGRGQTGSGKTLAFGLPMLALLDGRSAEPQRPRGLVLVPTRELATQVTDALKPLAKALGLYVREIVGGMPFHRQADTLRRGVDLVVATPGRLNDHIQQGTCSLAEVQITALDEADQMADMGFLPQVRGLLDHVPSDGRRLLFSATLDGDVDKLVREYMTEPVVHSLAPPAASVDTMEHHQLSVSAETKNDVLAHIASRPGRTIMFVRTKHQADRLSRKLRKAGAPAEALHGGKTQNARNRILDEFRSGDSGTLIATNVAARGIHVDDVSLVVHVEPPADPKDYLHRAGRTARAGASGTVVTLVTDDQQPAFRQMTAKAGVDPVATEVAAGDEALTRLTGARPPSGVPIVTPSGQKQQSRSGARPTRNRGERSRGESGRSEGRSGERNKRRDGQAGDRTRAHNTNGRGNAGRSGGNRNARKGFARRG encoded by the coding sequence GTGTTCGTGCCCCGTCCCACCCCTCATCGCCGTCCCCGTCGGCGCCGTTCCGCCGCACCTGCGCCCGCGCCGAGCCTGTTCGACCAGGCGGCCGTGACGGCGGTCGACCCAGCACCGTTCGCCGAACTGGGGCTGCCGAAACGGCTCGTGCGCGCACTCGCGGACGCGGGGCTGACCGAGGCGTTCCCGATCCAGGCCGCGACGATCCCGGACGCCCTCGGCGGGCGCGACGTGCTGGGCCGGGGACAAACCGGATCAGGCAAGACGCTCGCGTTCGGGTTGCCGATGCTCGCGCTGCTCGACGGCCGCAGCGCTGAACCGCAACGTCCGCGCGGACTGGTACTCGTGCCCACCCGCGAACTGGCGACGCAGGTGACCGACGCCCTGAAACCGCTGGCGAAAGCACTCGGGCTCTACGTTCGCGAGATCGTCGGCGGCATGCCGTTCCACCGCCAGGCCGACACGTTGCGCCGCGGTGTCGACCTGGTGGTGGCCACGCCTGGGCGGCTCAACGACCACATTCAGCAGGGCACCTGCTCGCTCGCGGAAGTCCAGATCACAGCGCTGGACGAGGCAGATCAGATGGCCGACATGGGCTTCCTCCCGCAGGTGCGCGGACTGCTCGACCACGTTCCCTCGGACGGACGCCGGTTGCTGTTCTCGGCGACGCTCGACGGCGACGTCGACAAACTGGTGCGCGAGTACATGACGGAGCCGGTCGTGCACTCGCTGGCGCCGCCTGCGGCCAGTGTCGACACCATGGAACACCACCAGTTGTCGGTCTCCGCGGAGACCAAGAACGACGTGCTCGCCCACATCGCCTCCCGCCCGGGCCGCACCATCATGTTCGTGCGCACCAAGCATCAGGCCGATCGACTCTCCCGCAAACTCCGCAAAGCCGGAGCGCCTGCCGAGGCGTTGCACGGCGGGAAGACGCAGAACGCGCGCAACCGCATTCTGGACGAGTTCCGTTCCGGGGATTCCGGCACGCTCATCGCGACCAACGTCGCCGCTCGGGGAATCCACGTCGACGACGTGAGCCTCGTCGTGCACGTGGAGCCACCGGCGGACCCGAAGGACTACCTGCACCGGGCGGGACGCACGGCTCGCGCCGGCGCTTCGGGCACCGTGGTCACCCTCGTCACCGACGATCAGCAGCCCGCTTTCCGGCAGATGACGGCAAAAGCCGGGGTCGATCCGGTCGCCACCGAGGTCGCGGCGGGCGACGAGGCGTTGACACGGTTGACCGGCGCGCGGCCGCCGAGCGGTGTGCCCATCGTCACGCCCTCGGGACAGAAGCAGCAGTCACGTTCGGGTGCGCGACCCACGCGCAACAGGGGCGAGCGGAGCCGCGGCGAGTCCGGCCGGAGCGAAGGGCGCTCGGGAGAACGGAACAAGCGTCGCGACGGTCAGGCCGGCGACCGCACCCGTGCGCACAACACGAACGGTCGTGGCAACGCGGGACGTTCGGGTGGAAACCGCAACGCACGCAAGGGATTCGCCCGGCGTGGCTGA
- the yaaA gene encoding peroxide stress protein YaaA, with protein sequence MLVLLPPSETKANGGDGPPLDLSALAHPDLTETRRAVVSALVDLADDVPSSLRLLGLSERRTDEVERNAALLGSPTMPGLLRYTGVLYDALDVGSLTESERARADERLAVGSALFGLVRGTDRIPAYRLSAGNSLPNLGTLRGVWRPVLEPLLSAREDLVVDLRSGAYTALARVPEALTVRVLTETQDGQRSVVSHHNKAHKGELARALARVPQEPRDVEDVITVAKDSGLRVERESEHQLCIVVPAA encoded by the coding sequence GTGCTGGTGCTGCTGCCCCCTTCCGAGACGAAGGCCAACGGTGGCGACGGGCCGCCGCTGGACCTCTCGGCCCTCGCGCATCCGGACCTCACCGAGACCCGGCGTGCCGTGGTCTCGGCACTGGTCGATCTCGCCGACGACGTGCCGAGCAGTCTGCGGCTGCTCGGACTTTCGGAGCGGCGGACCGACGAGGTCGAACGGAACGCGGCGCTGCTCGGCTCGCCGACGATGCCGGGCCTGCTGCGCTACACCGGCGTGCTCTACGACGCGCTCGACGTCGGTTCGTTGACCGAGTCGGAGCGGGCGCGCGCCGACGAACGACTCGCGGTCGGGTCCGCGCTGTTCGGGCTCGTGCGCGGCACCGACCGGATTCCGGCGTACCGGCTCTCGGCGGGCAACAGCCTGCCCAACCTCGGCACCTTGCGCGGCGTGTGGCGGCCGGTGCTGGAACCACTGCTCTCGGCACGTGAGGACCTCGTGGTCGACCTGCGATCCGGTGCCTACACCGCGCTCGCCCGCGTTCCGGAGGCGCTGACCGTCCGGGTCCTCACCGAGACCCAGGACGGTCAGCGTTCCGTCGTGAGCCACCACAACAAGGCGCACAAGGGCGAGCTGGCGCGTGCGCTGGCACGGGTTCCGCAGGAGCCACGCGACGTGGAGGACGTGATCACGGTGGCGAAGGACTCCGGGCTCCGCGTGGAGCGGGAGTCCGAACACCAGCTCTGCATCGTCGTCCCCGCCGCCTGA
- a CDS encoding cobalt-precorrin-5B (C(1))-methyltransferase, protein MTDDERAPGGMRYGWTTGACATAATAAAYTALLTGTFPDPVRIVLPKGQRPAFALTREWLGDGQASAAVTKDAGDDPDVTHGAVVSVTVRPGQPGDGVVFHAGAGVGTITKPGLPLQVGEPAVNPVPRTMMRDVVAEIAAERGAGGDLDLEVSIEDGDELARHTWNPRLGIVGGLSVLGTTGIVVPYSCSAWIDSIRRGIDVARAEGLTHVAGCTGSTSERTVLDEYGLPMEAMLDMGDFAGAVLKYLRRHPVPRLTVAGGIGKMSKLADGHMDLHSKRSQVNFATLARIVREAGGSEALAARVAEANTALDALQVCQADGVPLGDLVARGARDVALDVLRAAPVDVDTLVIDRSGTIVGRT, encoded by the coding sequence ATGACCGACGACGAGCGCGCACCGGGTGGCATGCGGTACGGCTGGACGACCGGCGCGTGCGCGACGGCCGCGACCGCCGCCGCGTACACCGCGCTGCTCACGGGCACTTTCCCGGATCCGGTACGGATCGTGCTTCCGAAGGGGCAGCGGCCCGCGTTCGCACTCACCCGCGAGTGGCTCGGCGACGGGCAAGCGTCGGCGGCGGTCACGAAAGACGCGGGGGACGATCCGGACGTCACCCACGGCGCGGTCGTATCGGTGACGGTGCGGCCTGGCCAACCGGGTGACGGCGTGGTGTTCCATGCGGGTGCAGGAGTGGGCACGATCACCAAGCCGGGCCTGCCGTTGCAGGTGGGAGAGCCCGCTGTCAACCCGGTGCCTCGCACGATGATGCGCGACGTCGTTGCGGAGATCGCAGCCGAGCGCGGCGCGGGCGGGGACCTCGATCTCGAAGTGTCTATTGAGGACGGCGACGAGCTCGCGCGGCACACGTGGAACCCGCGGCTCGGCATCGTGGGCGGACTGTCGGTGCTCGGCACGACGGGCATCGTCGTGCCGTACTCGTGTTCCGCCTGGATCGACAGCATCCGCCGAGGCATCGACGTCGCACGCGCGGAAGGGCTCACCCATGTCGCGGGCTGCACCGGAAGCACCTCGGAGCGGACGGTGCTGGACGAGTACGGGCTGCCGATGGAAGCGATGCTCGACATGGGCGATTTCGCCGGTGCGGTGCTGAAATACCTCCGACGGCATCCCGTGCCGAGGCTCACCGTCGCGGGCGGCATCGGGAAGATGTCGAAACTCGCCGACGGGCACATGGACCTGCATTCGAAGCGCTCGCAGGTGAACTTCGCGACGCTGGCTCGGATCGTCCGAGAGGCGGGCGGTTCGGAGGCACTCGCCGCACGCGTCGCGGAGGCGAACACCGCGCTCGACGCGCTGCAGGTGTGTCAGGCGGACGGCGTGCCCCTCGGCGACCTCGTCGCGCGAGGCGCCCGCGACGTCGCGCTCGACGTCCTCCGGGCAGCCCCCGTCGACGTCGACACCCTCGTCATCGACCGCTCCGGCACCATCGTCGGCCGCACCTGA